Within Burkholderia cepacia GG4, the genomic segment GCCGCATCATGCGCAAGCGACGCTGCAACGCCTTGCCGAGCATGGCAAGCTGCGAGTCGTTCGATTCCTGTCCGTGCTCATGACTTCCCTCACCGTCATTCACCTGAACGGCCCGATCAACAGCGGCAAGACGACGATCGGTCGCGCACTCGCACGCGTGCTGCCCGACGCGCGCTTCATCGACGGCGACGATCACGATGCGCCCGAAGACGTACCGTTCGACGTGCAGTGGGCCATCGCGCTGGAACGCCTCGTCATGCACATCGCGGACGCGCGCGAACGTCATCTGGTGATCGCCTATCCCATCGGCGAAGCGGAGTTCGAACGGCTGCACGCCGCCTGCGCGGCACGCGATGCGCGGCTGTATGTCGTGACCCTGGCGCCGCCGGAAGCGGTCGCGGCGTCGGATCGCGGCGTGCGCACACTGACGGACCGGGAACGGCAACGGATCGCCGAGATGTATCGGGAAGGGTATGCGGCGCGCGCGTTCAGCGATTGCCTTGTCGATACGTCGAAGGCATCGGCCGATGAGTGTGCGGCGGATATCGCACGCCGCGCGGCGCTTCCCGCACGTTGACGCTGCCGTTTCGGTCGCGCACCGTCACGGAGATCCTCGCCGCCGTCCCGTGTATCCTCGGGACTTTTCACCACCCGTGAACGACACCCGATACGACCTGACGACACGATGCGGCGCCATCCTCGCGTGGATCGCGGTCATTGAAATCGGCGCGATGGTGATGTGCTACGGCGATGCGAGCTCGATGGCGGATCCGTATGCCGGCGTAGGCGTGCTCAGCCCCGGTCTCCGGGTCATGGCTGCGATCTCCGTCCTGGCGCTTGCCGTCGGCATCGGCTGCCTCGCGGCCGACACGCCGAAACCGGACCAAGCGCCACGGACCTCGTTCCGTGTCGCGCGACCGCCGCACCTTCTGCTCTGCATCCCGGGCGCGTGGTTCTGGCTCCATGCGTGAGCGACGTCCCGGCCGGTGAGTCCGCGCCGCGTGCGCGTCCGGATGCATGATTGCGGACGCGCCTCGCCTTCAATGATGATGCTGCACCCGCGACACGACCGGCTCGCGCGCGCCCTTGCGGCTCAGCACCAGCGTGACGACCGCCGACACCGCGAGCGTGCCCGCGACCACGTACAACCCGGCCGCGTACCCGCCCGTCACATGCTTGAGCCAGCCGATCGCGAACGGCCCGACGAACCCGCCGAGGTTGCCGATCGAGTTGATCATCGCGATCCCCGCGGCCGCGCCGGCACCTGACAGGAACGCGCTCGGCATCGCCCACAGTGGCGCCTTCGCGGCGCTGATCCCGATGTTGACGACGACCAGCGCGAGCACCGTCAAGAGCGCGGTGCTCGCGTGCCCCGCGCACACGAAGCCGATGCAGGCCAGCACGCACGGAATCACGACGTGCCACGTGCGCTCGCCGGTGCGATCCGAATGCCGCGCCCACCCGATCATCGCGACGACCGCGGCGATGCTCGGGATGCCGGTCAGCAGGCCCGTCTGCAAAGCGGTGAAGCCGAACTGCCTGACCATCAGCGGCGCCCACAGACCGAGCGTATAGAGGCCCGCCGACGTGCCGAAATAGATCAGCGCGAGCGCCAGCACGCGCGGGTCGCGCAGCGCCTGCCACGCGCCGGCCGTATGCCCGGCATGCGTGTGCCGCGCGTCGGCTTCGGACTTCAGCTTCGCGATCAGCCAGTCGCGCTCGTCCGGCTGCAGCCACGCGGCCTTCGACGGCGCATCGGTCAGGCACTTCAGCACGACGAAGCCGAGCACGACCGCGGGCAGCGCTTCGACGATGTACAGCATCTGCCAGTCGGCGAGCCCGAACATCGGCGGCATCTGCATGATCGCGCCCGACAGCGGCGAACCGATCGCGGTGGAGATCGGCGCCGCCGCCATGAACCATGCGGCGGCCACCGCGCGCTGCTTCGCCGGAAACCACAGGCTCAGGTACAGGATGATGCCGGGGAAGAACCCGGCTTCGGCCACGCCGAGCAGGAAACGCAATGCGTAGAAGCTCGTCGGCCCGGCCGCGAACGCGGACACCGCCGACACGATGCCCCACGTGATCATCACGCGCGCGATCCAGATGCGTGCGCCGACGCGGTGGAGGATCAGGTTGCTCGGCACTTCAAACAGGAAGTAGCCGATGAAGAACAGGCCGCCGCCGAGCCCGAACGCGGTCGGCGACAGGCCGATCGCCTGGTTCATCGTCATCGCCGCGAAGCCGACGTTGACGCGATCGAGAAAGCTGACGAAGTAAAGCAGCATCACGAACGGAATGATGCGCCACATCAGTTTCCGCGCGACGCGAGTTTCCAGATCCGCCTGCATGTGTCTCCTCCTGCGAGGTCGAGCCGTGCTCTGTCCTCGCGTGCTCGGTGCGTACTGGCCGGTGTCACGACGAAGCGTGTGCACCGGCACCCGGCTCGCGTCGAACCCGCGAGTCGCGGGCAGCAAATGCCGGGGCGGGGCGAAGCGCCGGTGAACGGCCGCGCGCATGCGCCGCCGTCGCCATGCTCGCCGCCGTCAGGCTGCGACCGCCGCGTTCGCGACGCGCTCGCAGACGGCGGCCGTCACCTGCGCGGTCGTCGCGCTGCCGCCGAGGTCGCGCGTATGCAGCGACGGGTCGGCCGTCACGGCCTCGATCGCCTGCATCACGCGCGCGGCCGCGTCGGTCTCGCCGAGATGCTCGAGCAGCATCACGACCGACCAGAACGTGCCGACCGGATTCGCGAGCCCCTTGCCCATGATGTCGAACGCAGAGCCGTGGATCGGCTCGAACATCGACGGATAGCGGCGCTCCGGATCGATGTTGCCGGTCGGCGCGATGCCGAGGCTGCCGGCGAGCGCAGCGGCGAGATCGCTGAGGATGTCCGCGTGCAGGTTGGTCGCGACGATCGTGTCGAGCGACGCCGGGCGGTTCACCATGCGCGCGGTCGCGGCGTCGACGAGTTCCTTGTCCCACGTGACGTCGGGGAATTCCTGCGCGATCTGCTTCGCGATCTCGTCCCACATCACCATCGCGTGACGCTGCGCGTTGCTCTTCGTGATCACGGTCAGCAGCTTGCGCGGGCGCGACTGCGCGAGCCGGAACGCGAAACGCATGATGCGTTCGACGCCGGCCCGCGTGAGGATCGACACGTCGGTCGCGGCCTCGATCGGATGACCCTGGTGCACGCGGCCGCCGACGCCCGCATATTCGCCTTCCGAGTTCTCGCGCACGATTACCCAGTTCAGGTCTTCCGGCCCGCAGCGCTTCAGCGGCGCGTCGATGCCGGGCAGGATGCGCGTCGGGCGCACGTTCGCGTACTGGTCGAAGCCCTGGCAGATCCTCAGGCGCAGGCCCCACAGCGTCACGTGGTCGGGCACGTCGGGGTCACCTGCCGAGCCGAACAGGATCGCGTCCTTGCCGCGCAGCGCGTCGAGGCCATCGGCCGGCATCATCGCGCCGTGCTGGCGGTAGTAATCGGCGCCCCAGTCGAAATCCTCGAACTCGAACGCAAAGCGGTCGCTGCCGCGAGCCAGTGCTTCCAGCACCTGCTTGCCGGCCGGCACCACCTCCTTGCCGATGCCGTCGCCGGGAATGGTCGCGATACGGTAGGTCTTCATGCTGACATCCTCGATTGCGCGTGAGCGTGAATGCACTTTACCGAACCGGGAGTGCAGAAACCGGGGCTATACTCAAAGCATCTTTAACTTCAATTCACAAATCCCGTCATGGCGGATACCGTCCAGCCGGCCGATCTCGGCTTCTTCTCGACGCTGGCCGCGTCGGGCAGCCTGAGCGCGGCAGCGCGTGAGCTCGGGCTGACCGCGGCGGCCGTCAGCAAGCGGCTCACGCAAATGGAGCGGCGCGCGGGCGTGACGCTCGTCAACCGCACCACGCGGCGCATGATGCTGACGCCCGAGGGCGACGTTTATCTCGACTACGCGCGCCGGATCCTCGACCAGATGGACGAGCTGGGCGAACTGCTCGGCAGCGCGAAGCAGCGCCCGAAGGGGCTGCTGCGCGTGAACGCGACGCTCGGTTTCGGGCGCAGCCACGTCGGCCCGGCGATCTCGCGCTTCGTTGCGCGCTATCCGGAGGTGTCGGTGCAGCTGCAGTTGTCGGTGATGCCGCCGCCGCTCACGGACGACGCGTTCGACGTGTGCATCCGCTTCGGCGAGCCGCCCGACACTCGCGTCGTCGCGCGGCGGCTCGCGCCGAACCGCCGGCTGCTGTGCGCGGCGCCCGCATATCTCGCGCGGCACGGGACGCCGGGCACGCCGCACGAACTGGCGCGGCACAACTGCATCGGCATCCGGCAGGGTGACGAGGGTTACGGGATCTGGCGCCTGACGAACGGGCGCGGCGCGGCGCGCAACACGGAAGCCGTGCGGATCAACGGCAACCTGACGACCAACGACGGCGAGATCGCGGTGAAGTGGGCGCTCGACGGGCACGGGATCCTGATGCGCGCCGAATGGGATATCCGCGACTATCTGGCCGACGGGCGCCTCGTCGTCGTGCTGCCCGACTATGAGACGCCGAGCGCGGATATCTATGCGGTGTATGCGCAGCGGCATCAGATGTCCGCGCGGATCCGTGCGTTCGTGGATTTTCTGGCGGGAGAGCTGGGCGGGTGACGGGGGCAGGCGCCAATACACTCTGCCGTATCAAGATCGCAGCGTGGTCGTGGCCGGCGCCGGCAGCCGCGCGCCGCACCGAATACAATGCCCCGATCCCCCGCTGCTGCGCCAACCTGCCGGAGCCGCCATGTTCGACCTGACTACCCTGACCACCTTCACCGCCGTCGTACTGGGTCTATTCCTGATCCCCGGCCCCGCCGTGCTGCTCGTGCTGAGCCGCACCGTGCAGGGCGGCCGCAAGACCGGCATCCTGACCGGGCTCGGCGTCGCGAGCGGCGACTTCGTGCACACGCTGTTCGCAGCCG encodes:
- a CDS encoding shikimate kinase produces the protein MTSLTVIHLNGPINSGKTTIGRALARVLPDARFIDGDDHDAPEDVPFDVQWAIALERLVMHIADARERHLVIAYPIGEAEFERLHAACAARDARLYVVTLAPPEAVAASDRGVRTLTDRERQRIAEMYREGYAARAFSDCLVDTSKASADECAADIARRAALPAR
- a CDS encoding MFS transporter; protein product: MQADLETRVARKLMWRIIPFVMLLYFVSFLDRVNVGFAAMTMNQAIGLSPTAFGLGGGLFFIGYFLFEVPSNLILHRVGARIWIARVMITWGIVSAVSAFAAGPTSFYALRFLLGVAEAGFFPGIILYLSLWFPAKQRAVAAAWFMAAAPISTAIGSPLSGAIMQMPPMFGLADWQMLYIVEALPAVVLGFVVLKCLTDAPSKAAWLQPDERDWLIAKLKSEADARHTHAGHTAGAWQALRDPRVLALALIYFGTSAGLYTLGLWAPLMVRQFGFTALQTGLLTGIPSIAAVVAMIGWARHSDRTGERTWHVVIPCVLACIGFVCAGHASTALLTVLALVVVNIGISAAKAPLWAMPSAFLSGAGAAAGIAMINSIGNLGGFVGPFAIGWLKHVTGGYAAGLYVVAGTLAVSAVVTLVLSRKGAREPVVSRVQHHH
- a CDS encoding tartrate dehydrogenase, which encodes MKTYRIATIPGDGIGKEVVPAGKQVLEALARGSDRFAFEFEDFDWGADYYRQHGAMMPADGLDALRGKDAILFGSAGDPDVPDHVTLWGLRLRICQGFDQYANVRPTRILPGIDAPLKRCGPEDLNWVIVRENSEGEYAGVGGRVHQGHPIEAATDVSILTRAGVERIMRFAFRLAQSRPRKLLTVITKSNAQRHAMVMWDEIAKQIAQEFPDVTWDKELVDAATARMVNRPASLDTIVATNLHADILSDLAAALAGSLGIAPTGNIDPERRYPSMFEPIHGSAFDIMGKGLANPVGTFWSVVMLLEHLGETDAAARVMQAIEAVTADPSLHTRDLGGSATTAQVTAAVCERVANAAVAA
- a CDS encoding LysR substrate-binding domain-containing protein — encoded protein: MADTVQPADLGFFSTLAASGSLSAAARELGLTAAAVSKRLTQMERRAGVTLVNRTTRRMMLTPEGDVYLDYARRILDQMDELGELLGSAKQRPKGLLRVNATLGFGRSHVGPAISRFVARYPEVSVQLQLSVMPPPLTDDAFDVCIRFGEPPDTRVVARRLAPNRRLLCAAPAYLARHGTPGTPHELARHNCIGIRQGDEGYGIWRLTNGRGAARNTEAVRINGNLTTNDGEIAVKWALDGHGILMRAEWDIRDYLADGRLVVVLPDYETPSADIYAVYAQRHQMSARIRAFVDFLAGELGG